A single window of Macaca mulatta isolate MMU2019108-1 chromosome 17, T2T-MMU8v2.0, whole genome shotgun sequence DNA harbors:
- the CCDC70 gene encoding coiled-coil domain-containing protein 70: protein MATPPFRLLRKMFSFKVSRWMGLACFRSLVTSSPSIRQKKLMHKLQEEKAFREEMKIFREKIEDFREEMWTFRGKIRAFRGQILGFWEEERPFWEEEKSFWKEEKSFWEMEKSFREEEKTFWKKYRIFWKDDKAFWKEDNALWEKDRNLLQEDKALWEEEKALWVEERALLEEEKALWEDKTSLWEEENALWEEERAFWVESNGHIAREQMLEELHNANRGRRSLAFSRGRA from the coding sequence ATGGCCACCCCACCATTCCGACTGTTAAGGAAGATGTTTTCCTTCAAGGTGAGCAGATGGATGGGGCTTGCCTGCTTCCGGTCCCTGGTGACATCCTCTCCCAGTATTCGCCAGAAGAAACTAATGCACAAGCTGCAGGAGGAAAAGGCTTTTCGCGAAGAGATGAAAATTTTTCGTGAGAAAATAGAGGACTTCAGGGAAGAAATGTGGACTTTCCGAGGCAAAATCCGTGCTTTCCGGGGCCAGATCCTGGGTTTTTGGGAAGAGGAAAGACCTTtctgggaagaggagaaaagctTCTGGAAAGAGGAAAAATCCTTCTGGGAAATGGAAAAgtctttcagggaggaagagaaaacttTTTGGAAAAAGTACCGCATTTTCTGGAAGGACGATAAGGCCTTCTGGAAAGAGGACAATGCCTTATGGGAAAAAGACCGGAACCTTCTTCAGGAGGACAAGGCCCTGTGGGAGGAAGAAAAGGCCCTGTGGGTAGAGGAAAGAGCCCTCCTTGAGGAGGAGAAAGCCCTGTGGGAGGATAAAACGTCCCTCTGGGAGGAAGAGAATGCCCTCTGGGAAGAGGAGAGGGCCTTCTGGGTGGAGAGCAATGGCCACATTGCCAGGGAGCAGATGCTCGAAGAGCTCCACAACGCCAACAGAGGGCGGCGCTCGCTGGCCTTCTCCCGAGGCAGGGCGTAG